A region of the Deltaproteobacteria bacterium genome:
TTTGCAGAAGCCGCCGGAATGGACATGATCCTGGTGGGTGATTCCCTGGGGATGTGCGTGTATGGCTATGAAGGGACGGTTCCCGTCACCATGGACCAATGCATCGTGCATTGCGAGGCGGTGAGGAGGGGCGCTCCCAACACCTTCGTGGTAGGTGATATGCCTCTGGGCAGTTACCAGGTCTCGGATGAAGAGGCCGCCAGGAACGCCATACGATTCCTCAAGGAGGCCGGGGTGGACGCCATCAAGCTGGAGGGCGGAAAGCGGGTGCTCTCCAGAATCCGGGCGATCTTGGACGCCGGGATCGTCGTTATCGGGCATATCGGCCTCACACCACAGAGTTCGGGGCAGATGGGGGGACACAAGGCCCAGGGAAGAACCGCGGAATCGGCGAGGCTCGTCATCGAGGACGCTCTGGCCATAGAGGAAGCGGGAGCCCAGATGCTCCTCATAGAGGCGGTACCGCCTGAGGTGTCGGGATTTATCACCCGAAGGCTCAAGATCCCGGTCCTGTCCATCGGCGCGGGCGCCGAATGCGACGGCCAGCTCCTGATCGTGTCCGACCTGATCGGGCAATTCACCGCCTTTACACCCAAATTCGTCAGACGATACGCCAACGTGGCGGAAGTCGTCACGAACGCCCTGAAGGAATACGCCCGTGATGTGAGATCCGGGGCGTTCCCGACGGATGATCATTGTTATCACATGATCAAAGGGGAGAAAGAGAAGTTCTACGAACTTATCCGGGAGTACGAATAGTTGGATTGGAGGGAGGCCCCATGTCAGGTTTGAGAGATAGGCTGAGGATTTCAGCCGATCGATTGGAAGAAATCAATGAGTTTTTACTGGATCCGGACAACCCATTGATAAATGAATTCCTGAAGATAGTGGAAAAATACGGCGGTCCGGAAGAGATCAACCGCAAGGCGAAGGAAGCACGCAACCTGGACAACCTGAAGGGGAGACTGAGAGAGATAAGTTCCCCCTACCTGAAGGACCTCGAGTGGCTGGAAGAACAGCGGGAGAAGAAGTCTTTCGTCTCCATGGAGGACTATCGAAGGCGGATCCTGGGGGATAGGGCGGACGGGTGGAGAGTTCAAGGAGATACGGCCGTCACCCTTGAAATATCGGCCCTCCAGTTTTTCCCTTGGCTCATTTCCGAGGCCAGGTGCGCCATTGAAAAACGACAACTCATGCCCGGCAGATATATCCGTGTGCGAAACATGAAGGAGCAAGAGAGGGACCAGGGGGATATACTGGCGGTGGCGGCGGCCATGCAGATCGTGGGGGCCACCTATGTGGAGACCCTGGATACCAGGGGAACCGACGGATCCAACGTTCATCTGGGTGGACCGGAGACGATAACCGGGTATTTCGGCGGTGTGGGAGAGCCCAACGACTACCCCCTGAAATGGGTGGAGGAGTACCTCTATTATTATACGGAGTACGGCATTCGCCAGGTCCTCAATGTGAATGCGGGGACGATACTCCTGGCCTTCCTGCTCCACAAGCTGGGGATCGACAACGAGTTCAAGATATCGGTCTATACAGGACACGACAATCCTTTCGCCGTTCTTTGGACCCTGGCGGGCGCCAGGCTGTTTTCCCGTCAGGATGGGACCACCAGCCTCATCGGGTTGAATTTCTCCAACTCCGTTAACAACGACACGATCCTGGCAAGCCACCGTATCCGCAAAGCCATGGGTTTTGAAGAGACGGTACGTTTTGAACACCACATCACCGAGACCTGGAAATCCATTGTGGTTCAACCTTACAACCGGCGTGACGAACTGGTGGAGATCGCCAAGAAGGTGCCCAATATATCGGCCAAGCACGAGGGGGGCGATGAGCACGTGGAAAAGACACGCGAACACCCGACGGATATCCTGGAGTATTTCCTGGCAAAGGAGGAGATCCTTGAAAAGGGTCTGATGGAAGCCCTGGAACGGAACTACCTGGACAAGCACGAGGCCGTTAACGCCACCGCCGATGCCCTCACCAGGGCCGGTATCGACGTTGTCTGCGCCTGGAATCTTCATCGCTGAGAAGGTGAAAGGCAAAAATCCCCTGATGGCCTGCGGCCGTAAAAGGGCTGCTCCCGGAGACCCCGAGAGGGCACTCAGGCCGCGTACCCGCGGGATATGGCCGGTTTCCCCTGACTTTTCTTCCATGGAGGTCTTCATGCCCCGTCCCATAGAGCTGTTATACTCCAGGACCACCGCGTCCATGAAACACTCCTTTATTCGGGAGATCCTGAAGGTGACCAAGGGTGTCCCCGGTATGATTTCCTTCGCCGGGGGCCTTCCGAGTCCGGATGCCTTTCCGAAAAAGCTTCTTGCCGATCTCTTCTTCAAAGTCCTTCGCGAGGAAGGCGATGAAGTCCTTCAGTACGGCGCCAGCGACGGTGACATGGTCTTCAAGGAAATCATCAAGGATTTCGAGGAGGTCCCCTATCTTTCAAACAGCGAGATCATGATCACCGTGGGGTCCACGAACGGCATTTACTACTTTACGAGGACCCTTGTGGACCCGGGGGATTACGTCATCTGCGAGGCACCCGGGTTCCCCGGCTCCCTTGCGGCCATGGAGGCATGCGGAGCGCGAATGATCGGTGTCGAGATGGATGAGTTCGGCATGATCCCTGAACAACTGGAAATGACCCTCAAGGGGCTCTTTGATGGGGGTAGATCCGTCAAGTTCATCTATGTGATCCCCGAATTTCAGAATCCGACGGGTAAAACCATGGATCTCCAACGCCGCCGAAGGATCATCGAGATTGCAATGGAATTCGACCTGCCTATTCTCGAGGATCAGCCCTATAGGGAGCTCCGTTACAGCGGCGAGAGAATCATCACTCTCTGGGAACTGGCCAGGACGGAGTTCGATGACCCCAAACGGGTCACCATTGCCAAATCCTTCTCCAAGATCCTGGGCCCCGGGTTGAGGCTGGGATTTGCGGCGGGCCCACCAGAGATACTCGGCCCCATGGTCAAGTGGGCCCAGAAAAGTACCGTAAGTCCCGATTGCGTAACTCAACGGGTAACCGCGCGATTTATTGAAAGGGGCCTGATGCGGGAGCACATCAGGAAAATAATCGACCTCTACCGTCCCCGCAGAGACGCCATGCTGGAAGCCCTTGATGCCCACATGCCGCCGGATGCACGATGGACCGTTCCGGAGGGAGGGATGTTTATATGGGTGAGCCTTGATCAAGGATTGAATACCGACAGGCTCTTCGACAGGGCGCTCGAGCACCAGGTGGCCTTCATTCCCGGGAGCAAGTTCTACCCGGAGGGAATCGTGAAGTCCAATGAGCTGCGACTGAATTTTTCCTATACTGACGTGGACTTGATTCACGAGGGAATCAAGCGGTTGGGGAATCTGCTCTGTTGAACCTTCCGCCCTGGGTTGTAACATCCCGCTGGCTTTCAGAACGCCTCCCATTTTGTTATAATCACTCCCGTGTCAGAGAATTTTTCAACGAATCCTGGCAGAGGCAAGGAACGGATAAGGGCGTTTCCTCTGGGGATTGACGTGCGGCGGGATTTTTTCTTGAAAGGCGGGAGAGAATCGGGGAGGGAAACCGGGGGGTATGTCCCGGACGGGACGGTCCAACCGGGCGAGAGGAAGCCTCCTTCGCCCACAAAGGCATCGCGGGCCAAGTGGGTCCTTTTCATTTCGGCGATCTTCTACCTTCTCCTTGCCAGTTATTACGGATCCATCCTGGCCTTCATGGGGCGGTACCTGATCGTATCCCATCCCCTCCGTAAGGCCGATCTGGTTGTATGCCTTTCCGGTCGAAACATCGAGAGGGGGCTGGCGTCGGCCGATGTTTACAAGGCCGGATATGCGGCCAAGGTATTCATGGCGCGCGAGATGCCTCCCGACGGGTATTCCATTCTGAGGGAGCGGGGAATTACCTACCCGGAAACAGTGGACCTTTTGAAAAGGATGCTCGTGGCCCTGGGCATCCCGGACTCCGCCCTGATAGTCTCTGAGAACCCCGTCAAGGGGACCTTTGAGGAGGCCATGGTCGTAAGGAGGTACGTGAGGCGGCACGGATTGCATTCCTTGATTCTCGTCACCTCTCCTACCCATGCCCGGCGGGCCTGGCTGACCTTCAGGAGGGTATTCAAGGAGGATTCCGTCTGGATCGGGGTCCATCCTACTCCCTATTCCCGTTTCAATCCTCAGGACTGGTGGACCCAGAGAAGATACCTGAAGGAAGTGACCCTGGAGTATCAGAAATTGCTCTACTACTTGTTGATGAATCGGTTGTGAGGGAAGGAAGAGAGATATTCAGCTCCGGGAGCCGATCCGCTCACTTTGTTGACATGACGTAAACGCCGTCCCAATCCGTTCCAGGCGGGTGGGCCTTGAGTCTCAGGCAGCGTTTCACGTAGATTCGGGCTGCGCGCAGTTCTCCGTCCATCTCCACGATCCTTTGAAAGATACGCCGCGCTTCGTCCCAGCGCTGCTGCCGGTAGAAATCCAGCCCTTTGTGAAAGAGGGCCACTACTTCCTTTTTGCTTTCGTCCATGTCCATCGGCCCCAGCAATTGGTAGATCCGAACCGGCTTCTGCTTCCCCTTGACCCGAACACTGTCCAATTCCATGCAGGTGAAATCGTCCCTCACCCTCTCGTAGGTGAACTCGCTGATCAATATGCGGGTCCCGTACCGCTTGTTGGCTCCTTCGAGGCGCGATCCGAGATTGACTGCATCTCCCATGACTGTATAGTCGAAGCGCTGTTCGGATCCCATGTTGCCGACCATCATCATCCCCGAGTTGATACCGATCCCGATCTCAAGCGGCCTTTTCCCCTCCTCGACCCATTTCTCGTTGAGTCCTTTAAGGGCCTGCACCATGTCCAAGGCGGTGGTGCAGGCCCTGTGGGCATGATCGGCTTGATCCAGGGGGGCGCCGAACACGGCCATGATGGCATCTCCTATGTATTTGTCCAAGGTCCCCTCATATTTGAAAACGATATCGGTCATCACGGTGAGATATTCATTCAGGAGGCGCACCAACTCTTCCGGAGACAGGCCCTCGGAGATCGTCGTGAATCCCCTGATATCTGAAAAAAGAACGGAGAGATTTTTCTTCTCTCCCCCCAGCTTAAGTTTTCCGGGGGTTTTCAACATTTCATTCGCAACGGCCCCGGAGACATAGTAACTGAAGGCGTTTTTGACCTTCTTCCTCTCCCGTTCCTCCGTGAAGTAGTAAAACAGAGTAAGGGACGTGTAAACCAGAAGCACAGTGAGGAGCGGATAGACCAGATTGACCCAGTACCCGTGGTGGATGAAAAGCCACCTGCCGATGAGGATATGGACAAGGAAGAGCCCCATGGCGTAAAGGAATCCCCTTATCGCGCTGAGCCGCGGGAGGCCCAATCCGGTCAAGAGCCCCAGGATGACGATGGCCAGCAGATCGTGGGTGACGGCCCATCGGGGCTTTCGCAGGAAATCCTTTTTGAGAATGTTGTCCATGACCGTAGCATGGATCTCAAGACCGGTGAACCCTGGTCCGAAAGGGGTGTTTCTCGTATCAAAGGTCCCCTTGGCCGTGGATCCCACCAGCACGATCTTGTTGGTGAAGGTCCCCTTGGAAAACTTTTTTTGAAGGATATCCGCCGCGGAATAATGGGGAAAGGTCTTGGGAGGCCCCAGATAATTTATGAGAAACTGGCCGCTCTCCTCGGTGGGGATGAAAGTCCTTCCCATTTGAATGCCGTCGATGCCGTAGTCGTTGATTCGGACCATGAGCTGGGGCTTGTCCAGGTACTGCCAAAGGGCCTGGAGGGAAAGGGGCATGTATAGGCCCTCCCCGCACTTTACGACCAGGGGGAACCATCGGATCACCCCGTCCGGATCCGGAATGACACTGATGCAGCCGGTGCCGTCCGCGGCCCGGCTCAGGATCGGAAGGGGGCTTTCTGGGGCATAGGCATTCAGGAAGATCTCTTCCGGCAGGGCTCCCAGGCCGGTTTTTTTTATCAGGGGATATTTGGACGAGGCGATGGCCCTGAGACTTTCCTCAAGACCTTTTCCCGGCAGTGGATGATCGGGGTCGTCTTGTTCCATGTGAAAAAAGTAGCCCAGGATCACCTTGGAGGCGGATCCTTCGAGGCTTCTGGCCAGAAAGAGATCGTTGTCAGCTTTGATGCCGTTCCTGCGAATATAGGCATCGAGGCGGGGATCCCGAATTCCGAGGGAGCGGATTTCCCGGTTCAGGTCCTTGATGAGAGAGAGAACCTGAGAATCTTCCGGTTCGGAGAGGACCAGGTCCAGGGCGATGACCTTGGCTCCATCCCTGGAGATGAGGTCGACGAGTTCTGCGATCCGGTTCCTGGGCCAGGGCCACCGCCCTACCAGATCCAGGCTCTTCTCATCAATGGCCGCCAAGACGATTTCTTCCGAGGGTTTCTTGACACCTTTAGAAAGAAACCGTAAATCATAGGCCTTCCATTCCAGGAGATCCAGGAGGGAAACGCCCGCGAGGAAGATCACCAGGACCAGGAGAATGAGGCCCGTCGTGATGGAGATCGGATTCAAAGAGAAAAGGGTTTTAAAAATTTTCTTCATGGCTGACGGGAACGCTGGATACTCGGGTCTATTATGGATCCCATTTTTTACTATCGGGTTGGAAACAGGGAAGCATTAGAGATTAGGGGCCATCTCCGGAAATATCGATTTGAAGGGTTTGAGGCACGTGATAAAACGGATGCGAGTGATATCGAGAAAGGGATGAGGGCTTCTGGTTTTAGGTTGACAGGGGCCAGGCTGGTTGTTAGTTTGGTTTTATTAAGAAAAATGATTGGTTACGGAGGCCCTGCAGGATAGGGGGGCCTTTTTGACTCCCTGGGCAGTGTTATCTCTGATCTTACGAGGAGCTCGCCCGGGGGGTGCCCTCTTATGCCGCTTCATCCGACAATCCGAAGCGCGCATGTGTGGATCCCTCATCCGGGCTTTACTCCCCGCCGCTGAGAAGGGAATGGGGGCCTTGATCGGGAATGAAATTCGTTCTGACCATAGCCGGTTCCGATTCCTGCGGGGGAGCCGGAATGCAGGCCGACATCAAGACCATTACCAGCCTGGGTGCCCATGCCCTGAGCGTCCTGACGGCCCTCACCGCACAGAACTCTATGGGTATTGCAGAGTGCTTGGAAGTTCCGGCACAATTTGTTCGAAGGCAGTTTGAGTCAATCCTGGAGGACGTCACGCCGGATGCCGTAAAGATCGGAATGTTGGGGACCGGGGAAAACGTAAGGGAGATCGCCGGATTGATCGGGGAGGGCGGAATCGGCCCCATTGTGCTGGATCCTGTTCTGAAGGCCTCGACTGGTTCCCATCTATTGGATCCGGAAGCCGTTTCCGAACTGAAGGAGGTGCTCTTTCCCCTGGTATCGGTCGTGACCCCCAACCTGGAAGAGGCTGAGGCGTTGACAGGCCTGAGGATCGGCGCCCTGGAGGAAATGGAAGAGGCCGCAAGACTCATCAAGCGTCGGGGGCCGGACGTGGTGATCAAAGGGGGGCACCTGGAAGGGGATCCCGTGGATCTTGTATTGGCCGGGCGAGAAATCCACGTTTTAAGAGGCGAAAGATTGAAGTCGAAGCACACCCACGGTACGGGGTGCGTCTTTTCTTCCTCATTGACGGTTTTCCTTGCTGAGGGAGAAAAGCTTCCCCAGGCGGCACGCCGCGCCAAGGCCTTCACGAGGAAGGCTATCGAGGGAGGGTATTCCTGCGGGAGGGGCAGCGGGCCCGTAAATCCGGGAATCGTTGAATGAGATACCCTGCAGGCTCCAAAAAAGGCACCCTGCTTGGACACCTGAGCAAGGGGTGGGGCATGTGTGGTGGTGAACCTGCACCGGGGTGGGGTTTGAGAAGGATGACAGTAAGCGTTTCAGAAGTGGCAGAGTTAGGAATTCCGCCGAAGGGCGGCTTTTTTGGCGGAGCCCGGCAAGGGCCGCCGATACTTGATTTGGAAGGAACAAGGAACCATGACACAGATGTCAAAGGCTAGGGCCGGCATCATCACACCTGAGATGGAGGCGGTAGCCGCCCGGGAACAGGTGGATGTGCAGTGGCTCAGGGACAAAATTGCTGAAGGTAAAGTCGTCATTCCCGCCAATGTCAATCATTCGGGCTTGGAGCCCTGCGGTATAGGGGAAGGATTGACGATCAAGGTGAACGCGAATATCGGCACTTCATCCGATAGGGCCGATCTCCAGGAGGAACTGGAGAAGTTGGAGGCCGCCGAAGAGGCCGGAGCGGACTCAGTGATGGACCTTTCGACAGGTGGGGATATCGGCTTTTTCAGAAAAAATATCCTTGCCCGTACCTCGAAACCCCTTGGAACGGTGCCGATCTACCAGGCCGTGGTGGACACGGTGAACGAGCGGGGAGGGCTCATCCATCTCACCGTGGACAAGATCTTCGAGGTCATAGAGGAGCAGGCCGCCGACGGGGTGGACTTCATGACGGTGCATTGCGGGGTGACCCGGGCCGCCTTGGAAATGCTAAGGGACCAAGGGAGGATCACGGGAATCGTAAGTCGCGGCGGCGCGTTTCTGACAACCTGGATGCTCCACCACGACAAGGAAAACCCCCTGTATGAGAATTTCGACAGGTTACTGGAAATCGCGGTGAAGTATGATGTCACCTTGAGCCTCGGGGACGGTCTGAGGCCGGGGTGTTTGGCAGATGCAACGGACAGGGCCCAAATCCATGAACTGATGACCCTCGGACAACTGACCCGTTGGGCTTGGGAAAAGGACGTCCAGGTCATGATCGAAGGTCCGGGACATGTCCCCTTGAATCAGATCCGGGCCAACATCCTTTTGCAGAAACAGCTTTGCCACGGGGCGCCTTTTTACGTGCTCGGGCCCTTGGTCACCGATATCGCGGCCGGTTACGATCACGTGGCCTGCGCCATCGGGGGGGCTGTCGCTGGAGAGGCCGGAGCGGACTTCCTCTGTTACGTCACCCCGACGGAGCATCTCTGCCTGCCAAGACCCGAGGACGTGAGGGAGGGGGTAATCGTTACTCGGATCGCTGCCCATGCCGCCGATATCGCGCGCGGAAATGCGATGGCCCTTGAACGGGACAGGGAGATGTCTGTGGCAAGGGGCAAGCTGGACTGGGAGAAGCAATTGGAGTTCGTGATCGATCCGAAAAAGGCCAGGAAGCTCAGAGAAGAAAACCCTCCGGGCGAGGACGATGTGTGTACCATGTGCGGGAAGTTCTGCGCCATAAAGACGGTGAAGGATTATTTGCGGAAATGAAAATCTTCACTTGCCGATGCAGAAGCGGCTGAAAATTCTATCCAGGATCTCCTCCGGGGCCGTTTCCCCTATAATGGCTCCGAGTGCTTCCATGCCCCCCTGGATTTCCACGGCGACCAGGTCCAGGGGGAGGCCTTCCTTGAGGACCTTTATCGCCCTCTTGAAATAAACCGAAGCCTCTTCCAAAGCATTTTTTTGCCTCAGGTTGGGAGCGATGGGGGAGGTGGAGGTATCCGTCTCACCGCTCAGAACCCGGTCCCGGACTGCCTTTTGAAGCTGATTGATCCCGTGTCCGGTCAGGGCCGATACTTTGACCAAAGGCACGTCTTCGACCAGATCCAGCACCTTTTTTTCTTCGATCCTCGGGGGAAGATCAATCTTGTTCAGGATGACCAGGCTCTTCTTTTTGTCGGCTCTTGCCAGGATATCCAGGTCTTCCGGGGCCAGGGGACGGCTCCGATCCAGGACGATGAGAGAGAGATCGGCCTCGGCGAGTTTTCTCTCAGCCATACGGATCCCCAGTCTCTCTACTTCTCCCTGGACCTTCCTGAACCCGGCCGTATCCATCAGCCGCAAGGGAATGCCGTCGATATAGAGTGTGGACTCGATGATGTCTCTCGTGGTTCCCGGTATGGGGGTGACAATGGCCTTTTCCTCGTTCAGGAGGCGGTTGAGAAGGCTGGATTTCCCCACGTTGACCCGCCCGACGAGAACGGTGCGCAGTCCCTCCATCCATACTTTCCGCTGCTGGTGGGCGGTCATGATCTCCTCCATCGGGTGGAGAATATCCCATTCCATCTTGCGGGCTGTTTCCTCCCGGTCAAGGAGGGCATCCTCTTCCTCCGGGAAGTCGACGGCCACCTCGATGCGGGCGAGGATGTCTATGAGGATCCGACGGAAGGCGGAGATTTTTTCTCCCAAGCGGCCGGCGATCTGCTGGGATGCCAACTGCAATCCCCGTTGAGACCGGGAATGGATCAGATCCACGACCGCCTCGGCCTGGGTGAGATCGATCCTTCCGTTCATGAAGGCACGAAAGGTGAATTCTCCGGGGTCCGCGGGTCTCGCCCCCTCCTGGAGCACGATCTCGAGAATCCTGGAGAGCAACAGGAAGCCGCTGTGGGAATTGATTTCCACGACATCTTCCCGCGTGTAGGAGCGGGGGGCCTTCATGTAGCTCAGCAGGACTTCATCGATCATGGCCCCGGACCGGGGGTCCACCAGCGAACCCAGGTAAAGGCGGTGGCTTTTGAGGTGTTGGGTTTTTTTCCTGGGAATGAAGATGCGCTTGGCGATTTCCAAGGCGCGGGGGCCACTGAGGCGGATGATGCCGATACCCGCCTGTCCGATGGGAGTGGCCACGGCGGCGATCGTATCATCCAGGGGTTTTCCGTTCATGGGCCCTCACGGGTCGAATGCGCTACTTCTTGGGTATGATGACCACCTTTTTCATCAGGCCTTCCCCCCGACTCCTCGTATCCAGTTGGGGGTCATCCTTCAAGGCAAGATGAACGATTCGCCGGTCGCGGGGGTTCATGGGATTGGTGGTTATGGGTTTTCTCAGCCTCTTGGCCTTTTCTCCCATCTTGTGGGCCATCTGGACGAGGGATTCTTCTCTCCTTTTCCGATAGTTCTCGGAATCGACGACCACGTTGATCTTTTTGTCCAGGGCCTTGTTCACGATCTTGTTGACGATAAATTGGAGAGCGTCGAGGGTTTTCCCTTTCCGACCGATCAAAAGACCGGATCGATCCCCTTCGATGTTGAGGTTGATCTTTCCGTCGCTCTGGGAGGCACGGATGGTCGCGTCTACCGGAATCAAGTTCAGGATTTTTTCCAGGGTTTCCTGTGCCACGGACAGGGTTCGATCGGTCTCATCAGGGATTGCCTTTTCACCTTGAGCTTGCGGTTCCCCCAGAGCATCCTGTAGATTATCGATTATCTCTTCCTGATCAACCGGTTCTGTTTCTTCTTCAGTGATTTCCTTGAAGGTCACTCTGATTTTTGCCTTCTTGCCGCCGACTAGTCCGAAAATTCCTGCGGACCCCGGCTCAATGATATCGATATCGAGTTCTTCAACGGGCAGATTCAACTCGCGGGAAGCATTCTGGATGGCCTCTTCCGTTGTTTTACCTTCGAATTCGTAGGTTCCCATATTTTTCCTCCAATAATTATGACGAACTTTTCATGATGCGGTACTGCTGGCCGATCGACAGGATGTTATTGGTTAGCCAATACAGTACCAAACCGGAAGGAAAATTGATGAACATGACGGTGAAAACGAGGGGCAAAAACATCATGAGTTTCGCCTGGGCGGGATCTCCCGGTGTTGGTGTCATTTTTTGCTGGATGAGCATTGATGCCCCCATCAACAGTGTGAGCACGGGAATACCGTAAGGGGGAGCCATCAAGGGGATCTTGAAGGGGAAGTGGAAAAGCCTGTCAGGCGCGGACAAGTCATTGATCCAAAGGACAAAGGGTGCGTGGCGCAATTCGATGGCGTTCCCAAGGATTCTGAAAAGGGCGAAAAAGACTGGGATCTGGATGAGCATCGGGAGACACCCTCCCAGTGGATTGACCTTGTATGTCTTGTAAAGGGACATCAATTCCTTGTTGAGCTGTTCCTTGTTGTTCTTGTATTTTTCCCTCAATCTGGCCATGTGGGGCTGCAATTTCTGCATCTCCTTCATGGACTTGTAACTCTTGTGGGTCAAGGGCCAGAAGAGAATCTTGATGAGCACCGTGAGGATGATGATCGCCACCCCGTAATTTCCAACGTATTTATAAAAGAAACGGAGGGTATAGAGAAGGGGCTTGGCGATCCAGTCGAACCAGCCGAAGTTGATGGCACGATCCAGATCTTTTCCAAGGGACTTTAGTATGGTCAGGTCACGGGGACCTAAATAGAGGGTGAAGCGGGCTGTAAAGACCCCGCCGGGGGGGATCGAGAAGGGTGAAGACGCATAGGTTCCCACAACGGCGCCTGAAGGCGTAAGTCGTCCTCGGGCTTGGGCCTTTTCGCGGATTTCTGGGATGAGGGCCGTCATGAAGTGGTGATCCTCGTATGCCATCCAGTCGATCCTGCCGGAGAAGGACTTCTCATCCTTCATCTTCTTGGGGGGGACCTCCTTCAGTTTTTCATCCAGAAGAAGGGCCAGGCCTGAGAAGGAAGAATATCCTCCACTTTTTTCCGGCGGAAGGTTTTGGATGGATCCTGACACTTTCCCGTCCAGGGATCGGTTAGTGCTGTTTTTGAAGACCAGATTCAGGTCGATGGGATACTTGTCCGGATGGATGCGGAAGGTCTGGGTCAGGATAAGCCCTTCTGCAGTGACCGCACGGAAGATGAGATCCTGGGGCGAGGATCCCTCCTTCAGAATGATAGATTCCTGGTCCGTCTGGTAGATGATCCGTTGCGGATTCCTGGCTGTGATAGGTTGAAATGCCATTTCAACCAATCCACCTGAACTGTTCTTAAGATGCACCAGTTCGACGGGCGGAGAACCCTTGGCCGTGGATTGGCGGTAGCGTTTGAGCTTAAAGCTGGTGATCGTGGGGCCGGCCGTTGAAAATTCCGCCCGGTAAAGGGGGGTATCGACAATGACTTTCTTGGCCTCGGCGTTTTCAGCAAGAGGGGCTATAAGTCGATCTCCTTCCCCTTGCAAGGCCTTTGTATTATCGGATTGCCCCAGAGATGAGTTTTCTCGGGAAGGCGCAGCGGCCGTTTTCAAGTCGGTTTTCGCCTTTTCCTCCCCCTCGCGGGATGTTCGAGGGGGGGGTTGGAAAAGGGTAGACCAAAAGATCAAGACAAGAAAAGACAGGACAAAGGCGATAATCGTTCTTTTTTCCATTTAGCAAAACCTTAACCGTGAGAGAAGGATCGCACACCTTCTCTTCCCTGTGATGTGAGGTCAAGGAGGGAGATCGGACTAACGCAAAGGATCATATCCTCCCGGATGAAAAGGATGGCATTTCAAGAGCCTGAGCAATGATAAACCAAAGCCCTTAAAAAGACCATACTTTTCAAAAGCCTGGCGGGCATAGGTCGAGCATGAGGGATAAAAGCGGCATGAAGGGAGGAAAAAAGGGGATATCCATTTCTGGTAAATCCATATAAATCCA
Encoded here:
- the panB gene encoding 3-methyl-2-oxobutanoate hydroxymethyltransferase, whose translation is MEKRKLAIHDFVKMKEEGRKITWITSYDFPTAQFAEAAGMDMILVGDSLGMCVYGYEGTVPVTMDQCIVHCEAVRRGAPNTFVVGDMPLGSYQVSDEEAARNAIRFLKEAGVDAIKLEGGKRVLSRIRAILDAGIVVIGHIGLTPQSSGQMGGHKAQGRTAESARLVIEDALAIEEAGAQMLLIEAVPPEVSGFITRRLKIPVLSIGAGAECDGQLLIVSDLIGQFTAFTPKFVRRYANVAEVVTNALKEYARDVRSGAFPTDDHCYHMIKGEKEKFYELIREYE
- a CDS encoding PLP-dependent aminotransferase family protein is translated as MPRPIELLYSRTTASMKHSFIREILKVTKGVPGMISFAGGLPSPDAFPKKLLADLFFKVLREEGDEVLQYGASDGDMVFKEIIKDFEEVPYLSNSEIMITVGSTNGIYYFTRTLVDPGDYVICEAPGFPGSLAAMEACGARMIGVEMDEFGMIPEQLEMTLKGLFDGGRSVKFIYVIPEFQNPTGKTMDLQRRRRIIEIAMEFDLPILEDQPYRELRYSGERIITLWELARTEFDDPKRVTIAKSFSKILGPGLRLGFAAGPPEILGPMVKWAQKSTVSPDCVTQRVTARFIERGLMREHIRKIIDLYRPRRDAMLEALDAHMPPDARWTVPEGGMFIWVSLDQGLNTDRLFDRALEHQVAFIPGSKFYPEGIVKSNELRLNFSYTDVDLIHEGIKRLGNLLC
- a CDS encoding YdcF family protein; this translates as MKGGRESGRETGGYVPDGTVQPGERKPPSPTKASRAKWVLFISAIFYLLLASYYGSILAFMGRYLIVSHPLRKADLVVCLSGRNIERGLASADVYKAGYAAKVFMAREMPPDGYSILRERGITYPETVDLLKRMLVALGIPDSALIVSENPVKGTFEEAMVVRRYVRRHGLHSLILVTSPTHARRAWLTFRRVFKEDSVWIGVHPTPYSRFNPQDWWTQRRYLKEVTLEYQKLLYYLLMNRL
- a CDS encoding adenylate/guanylate cyclase domain-containing protein yields the protein MKKIFKTLFSLNPISITTGLILLVLVIFLAGVSLLDLLEWKAYDLRFLSKGVKKPSEEIVLAAIDEKSLDLVGRWPWPRNRIAELVDLISRDGAKVIALDLVLSEPEDSQVLSLIKDLNREIRSLGIRDPRLDAYIRRNGIKADNDLFLARSLEGSASKVILGYFFHMEQDDPDHPLPGKGLEESLRAIASSKYPLIKKTGLGALPEEIFLNAYAPESPLPILSRAADGTGCISVIPDPDGVIRWFPLVVKCGEGLYMPLSLQALWQYLDKPQLMVRINDYGIDGIQMGRTFIPTEESGQFLINYLGPPKTFPHYSAADILQKKFSKGTFTNKIVLVGSTAKGTFDTRNTPFGPGFTGLEIHATVMDNILKKDFLRKPRWAVTHDLLAIVILGLLTGLGLPRLSAIRGFLYAMGLFLVHILIGRWLFIHHGYWVNLVYPLLTVLLVYTSLTLFYYFTEERERKKVKNAFSYYVSGAVANEMLKTPGKLKLGGEKKNLSVLFSDIRGFTTISEGLSPEELVRLLNEYLTVMTDIVFKYEGTLDKYIGDAIMAVFGAPLDQADHAHRACTTALDMVQALKGLNEKWVEEGKRPLEIGIGINSGMMMVGNMGSEQRFDYTVMGDAVNLGSRLEGANKRYGTRILISEFTYERVRDDFTCMELDSVRVKGKQKPVRIYQLLGPMDMDESKKEVVALFHKGLDFYRQQRWDEARRIFQRIVEMDGELRAARIYVKRCLRLKAHPPGTDWDGVYVMSTK
- the thiD gene encoding bifunctional hydroxymethylpyrimidine kinase/phosphomethylpyrimidine kinase, translating into MKFVLTIAGSDSCGGAGMQADIKTITSLGAHALSVLTALTAQNSMGIAECLEVPAQFVRRQFESILEDVTPDAVKIGMLGTGENVREIAGLIGEGGIGPIVLDPVLKASTGSHLLDPEAVSELKEVLFPLVSVVTPNLEEAEALTGLRIGALEEMEEAARLIKRRGPDVVIKGGHLEGDPVDLVLAGREIHVLRGERLKSKHTHGTGCVFSSSLTVFLAEGEKLPQAARRAKAFTRKAIEGGYSCGRGSGPVNPGIVE